GGTGGACTGGTGCCCGAGCCCCAGCATGAGGGCGTGTTCGTCGCGACGATGATCGCGATGCTGCTTGCCTATGGCTACAAGAAATTACGTCCCTGATTGACCCCAAATCATTGGTATCGGAGTAAATTATGATCAAGATGCTATCGCGCACCGGCACTGCCCTTGCGCTGCTGTTCGTCACCCCCGCCGCGCTGGCGCAACAGGCGCCCGCCCCTGCCCCGGTGGCGCAGCTCAAGGATTCCGACCCCGCACTCTGGGTCGTCAAGGACGAGGACACGACGATTTATCTGTTCGGCACGATCCACGTCCTGCCAGCGGGCCTCAGCTGGTTTGACGAGGCGGTGAAGAAGGCGTTCGACGAGAGCAGCGAGATGGTGACCGAGATCGGCGAGATGCCGGATCCCGCCAGCGTCCAGCCGCTGATCCTCAAATATGCCGTCAGCACGGCCGGTCCGACCCTTACTGAACGCCTGCCCGCCGACAAGCGCGCCGCCTTTGCCAAGGCCGTCGCCGATGCCGGATTGCCCGCGCAGGCGGTCGAGCGGTTCCAGCCCTGGTTCGCCGCCAGCCAGCTCAGCCTCGTCGCGCTGATGAAGGCGGGCTATAATCCCGCATCGGGCGCGGAAACCGCGCTCAGCGAAGCGGCCAAGGCGGCGAACAAGCCGGTTTCGGGGCTTGAGAGCATCGAGATGCAGTTCGGCTTTTTCAACAGCCTCTCGGAAGCCGCGCAGATTCAGTTCCTCAGCGAAACGCTCGAGCAGCTCGGGCAGGTCGGGCCGGAATTCGCCAAGATGGTCGCGGAATGGTCGGAAGGCGATGCCGAGGGTCTGGCCGCGATCATGAACGAGGCGCTGCGCAGCTCGCCCGAGCTCAGCAAGATGCTGCTCGCCGACCGCAACGCGCGCTGGGCCGAGTGGATCGACACGCGGCTCGACAAGCCGGGAGTCGTGTTCATGGCGGTCGGTGCGGGCCACCTTTCCGGGCCGGACAGCGTTCAGGTCATGCTGGAGAAGCGCCAGATCAAGACCCAGCGAATCGAGTATTGAGCCTTGGCTCCCCTCCCTGAAAGGAGGGGAGCCAAATGCAGGACGCCCTAAAACAAATCCGGCTGGCAGACCGGCTTGAACTCCGGACCCCGGCCGCGGCGGCGGTCTAGTTCGACCTGTGCAGTGTAGCGAATGTCCTCGTCGCGATCCTGCAGGAAGGCGTCGAGCGATTCGTCGTCGATCTCGCTCCATTCCTTCCCGCGATCCGGGCCGTAACGGACGCGCGGGAGCAGACCGGGCAGCTTCGACCATTCGATCAGCTGCGCGACGCTCGCTTCGTTCAACATGTCGCGCAGATGGTGCGCGGTCACATAGGCGTCGGGAAAGGCGCGGTGCGCGGGCAGGCCGCGCTCATGCTCCAGCCCCTCGGGCATGCGGTAATAGCGCAGGAACTGGTTCGAGAAGCCCGGACTGTCGCGCCACAGCCGCAGCGCGCATTTATACGTGCAGATCCAGTCTGCCCCGCGTGTCAGCGACGGGGTGCAGAACTGCTCCTCGAAGCTCGCGCGATGCGCCGCCAGCGCGACGCGGCGCGGCCAGGGATCGAGCACCGGGCGCGCGACATCGTGCCACCATGATGCGTCGGCGACATCCTCATCGCGGATATGGTGGATCGCCATGGTCAGCGGCGGGATCGGGCGGCCGGGATTGACGAGGCGCGCGCCGCCCTCCCCTCCAGCGCCCAACGGCCGTCCTTGCCCAGCACGACATCCTGCCACCCGATCTCGCACACGCCATGCTGGGGCGGGGCGTTGCCGGTGGTTTCGAGGTCGATGACGCGGATGATCTGGGGGGCGGGGGAGCCATGCCCCCATGTGGCCTGCGCCGCCGCGATTTGCCAGCCCCGACCGGTGCGGACTGTCCCGCCCTGTCAGAGATCGTCGCTGGTGCGCGGCGCGCGGCGCGATAGGATCGCCCCATGCACCTGCTGCGCCGCCTGTTGCTGTTCCTGACGCTGACGCTGGCCAGCCCGGCGCTGGCGGGCGTTTCGCTCTCGCCGGCGACCGCACGAGCCCCGCGCTGCATCGAACTCGCCGGGGGCGATGCCGCCCGTGCCCGCTACATCGCCGCGCGCCGCGCGGAGCTGGCCGCGTGCGACCCGGCCAAACCCACGCTGCAATGCGCGACGAGCTGGGGACAGCTGCTGGTCGCGTCGCGCGATCCCGGCGACCTTTGGGTGGCGGAACGCTATGCCCCGCTGTTCCATACCGACCGCCGCCCGATGACGCGCACGGCGCAGCTGGTCCGCACCTATCTGCACCTCGCCAGCGGGATGGAGCAGCAGGCCTGCTTCATGGAGGGTGAACCACTGTACCGGCTGGCGCTCGCGCTGCTTGAGGCGGAGAAGGCGCAGCACGTTGAGGTCGCGGATGTCTATCAGGCGCTTGCCTGGAATCTGAATTATCAGGAACGGCATCGCGAGGCGGAAGCGATGATGCGCACGACGCTCGCCCTGCGCGCCCGGGTGCTGCCAGTCGGAGATCGGGACATCCTGCAGGCTCGGCAGGACATCGCCTATTTTCTGGAGGACCAAGGTCGCTTCGCCGAGGCCGAGGCCACATATGCGCCTTTGCTCGCCGCACGCGCCCACCCTGTCGACAACAGAGGCCGTCTCGAACTGGCCGTGACCTACACCAATCTGGGCTACAATATCGCCAGCCAAGGTCGGCTCGCGGAGGGCGAAGCGATATTTCGCAAGGGGCTCGAAGCCTCTGCGCTGCTGGTTGGCGAGGATGATCCCGGCGTGGCGCGGGGGCGGACTTATGTCGCCGGTATCATCGCGAAACAGGGCCGGATGGATGAGGCCGAGACCTGGTATCGCAAGGCGTTCGCCGTGCTGATCAGACGTCCGGCGCTGGATCCGGATCGCGCGCGGGTGATCCTTGGCCTCGCGCGGCATCTTCAGGCGACAGGGCGGGAGCCGAAAGAGGTCCGCTCGCTGCTGCTCGTCGCCGCAGCCGATGCGCGCCTCAGGCTTCAGTCCCATACAGGCTTCTCCCGCGACGCGCAGGCGGCGGTGGAGCGCAGCGCTCCGATCTATACTGCGCAGGTCCGTGCGGCTTGGGATCTGGCCCACCCTGCTTCCCGCTAGAACGCCGCTCGTCAAACCGCGTCGATAGTTGGTCGAAACGCGATTTCAGCCCCTTGCCTCTCGTGTCTTGCTGGCATAGATCACCCATTTGACTACGAATGTAGTCGAGTGAGCCTGGAGAAAGACATGACCCTGTTGCACGCCGTATCGGCGATCGCCCTGATCGCTTCGGCACCGGCCTATGCGCAGGTCGCCGCTGCTGTCGATGACGGAGCGGAGCGCGAAGACACCGGCGGCGCGACGGCAGCGGCGGCGGGGCGTCAGGTGTTCGAGGCGGCGTATTTCGCGCCCTTCGCCCCCTCCACCGCGCTCGACATCGCCAATCGCGTGCCCGGCTTTGCGATTCAGGAAACCGATGCCGAAGTGCGCGGCTTCGGTTCGGCGGCCGGCAACGTGGTCATCAACGGCCAGCGCCCCAGTTCGAAGAGCGACCCGCTGACCACCATCCTTTCCCGCATTCCGGCCAGCCAGGTGCTGCGCGTCGAGCTCGGGCCGGGCGACGGGTTCGGCGCGGAATATGCGGGCAAGGCACAGGTGCTGAACCTGGTGCTCGGCAACCGCGGCGGCATGTCGGGCACGGTGACGGCGTCGGTGCTGCGCGACTATACCGGCAAGGTCGCGCCAGAGGGCAGCATCTCTACGCTGATCCGCAGCGGGCGATCGACGTTCAACGTCGCGCTGGCCCTCGACAACGACTTCACCACCGAGCACGGCTACGACCGGATCACTGCGGTGCCGAACGGTGCGCTGCTCGAATATCGGGTCAAGGAAAACCGGATCAACGCTCCCAATGGCGCGCTGTCGGCATCCTGGTCGTTCAACGACGGTGCATATCGCACCGCCAACCTCAACGGCCGCATCTTCCTGGACCGGTTCAAGCTGGATCAGGACAATGACGTAACCCCGGCGACCGGGCCAGTGCGCGACGACCGGCTGAGCCAGCGTTTCGACCGCGATATCTATGAGCTAGGCGGCGACGTCACGCGCCCCTTTGCCGGGGGCGGGATCAAGCTGATCGGCCTCGCCACGCGCCGCTACCGTGACAATCGCGAGCTGTCGCTCAATCGCATCACCGGTACCGTCACCGGCGGCTATGAGCAGGAGCTTGACGACACGCTGGAGGAGACGCTCGCGCGGCTCGTCTGGACCCGCCCCGACCTTGGCGGCTGGTCGGTCGAGACGGGCGCAGAGGGGGTGATCAACCGGCTGGAGAGCAAGGTCGACCTGTTCCTGCTCGGCGCGGGCGGGGCACGGACGCGGATCGACCTGCCGGTCGACGACGCGGTCGTGCTGGAGCGGCGCGGCGAACTGTTCCTCAACGCCGGACGCGGGATCGGCAAGGGGCTGCGGCTCGACCTGGGTGCGACCTTCGAAACGTCCCGCATCACCGTGTCGGGCGATGCGACGTCGGAGCGCGCGCTGAGCTTTCTCAAGCCCAAGCTGGTGCTCGACTGGCGATCGGGCAACTGGCACGTCAACTGGCTGGCCCAACGCTTCGTCGCGCAGCTGCAG
The genomic region above belongs to Sphingomonas sp. J315 and contains:
- a CDS encoding TraB/GumN family protein, producing the protein MIKMLSRTGTALALLFVTPAALAQQAPAPAPVAQLKDSDPALWVVKDEDTTIYLFGTIHVLPAGLSWFDEAVKKAFDESSEMVTEIGEMPDPASVQPLILKYAVSTAGPTLTERLPADKRAAFAKAVADAGLPAQAVERFQPWFAASQLSLVALMKAGYNPASGAETALSEAAKAANKPVSGLESIEMQFGFFNSLSEAAQIQFLSETLEQLGQVGPEFAKMVAEWSEGDAEGLAAIMNEALRSSPELSKMLLADRNARWAEWIDTRLDKPGVVFMAVGAGHLSGPDSVQVMLEKRQIKTQRIEY
- a CDS encoding tetratricopeptide repeat protein; this translates as MHLLRRLLLFLTLTLASPALAGVSLSPATARAPRCIELAGGDAARARYIAARRAELAACDPAKPTLQCATSWGQLLVASRDPGDLWVAERYAPLFHTDRRPMTRTAQLVRTYLHLASGMEQQACFMEGEPLYRLALALLEAEKAQHVEVADVYQALAWNLNYQERHREAEAMMRTTLALRARVLPVGDRDILQARQDIAYFLEDQGRFAEAEATYAPLLAARAHPVDNRGRLELAVTYTNLGYNIASQGRLAEGEAIFRKGLEASALLVGEDDPGVARGRTYVAGIIAKQGRMDEAETWYRKAFAVLIRRPALDPDRARVILGLARHLQATGREPKEVRSLLLVAAADARLRLQSHTGFSRDAQAAVERSAPIYTAQVRAAWDLAHPASR
- a CDS encoding TonB-dependent receptor, whose amino-acid sequence is MTLLHAVSAIALIASAPAYAQVAAAVDDGAEREDTGGATAAAAGRQVFEAAYFAPFAPSTALDIANRVPGFAIQETDAEVRGFGSAAGNVVINGQRPSSKSDPLTTILSRIPASQVLRVELGPGDGFGAEYAGKAQVLNLVLGNRGGMSGTVTASVLRDYTGKVAPEGSISTLIRSGRSTFNVALALDNDFTTEHGYDRITAVPNGALLEYRVKENRINAPNGALSASWSFNDGAYRTANLNGRIFLDRFKLDQDNDVTPATGPVRDDRLSQRFDRDIYELGGDVTRPFAGGGIKLIGLATRRYRDNRELSLNRITGTVTGGYEQELDDTLEETLARLVWTRPDLGGWSVETGAEGVINRLESKVDLFLLGAGGARTRIDLPVDDAVVLERRGELFLNAGRGIGKGLRLDLGATFETSRITVSGDATSERALSFLKPKLVLDWRSGNWHVNWLAQRFVAQLQFEDFISSAELSNDRVNGGNANLLPQRGWETQLTVERKFLGDGLIKVDLGYQRVEKVQDRVPTPEGFDAPGNLGTGHVYIARSRIDAPLAKLGIKGGRLSIYNSMVATSVQDPYTGRDRPFSGYTGFVHETSFRQDLGSFAWGFSVFANSGSSFYRRNEVDANRMVPPYVTAFAEWRPSKATTVTFALDNATGTPGTRERTFYTPDRSALTPTAVEYRSRNKHIVPSLTVKHSLG